From the Pyxidicoccus trucidator genome, one window contains:
- a CDS encoding siderophore-interacting protein, whose protein sequence is MASGKAIIGGVLGRFLFRESRIEKVRDISPHFRWMELVGEGLRNTSWSAGDKVQVFLPDVGMRTYTPLAWDTARGATQFLVYLHGNSPGAEWGRNVRVGDRCQFMGPRGSLSLAVLRGPVVLFGDETSFAVAHALRNLRAGTGDVEQVFEVSSREESGAVLREFGLAESDVVARAPGDGHLPEVAALLQAALERKPGAHLVMTGRAQAIQVLRARLKAAGVAPAQKVKAYWSLGKAGLD, encoded by the coding sequence ATGGCATCAGGGAAGGCAATCATCGGCGGAGTGCTGGGGCGGTTCCTGTTCCGGGAGTCGCGCATCGAGAAGGTCCGCGACATCTCGCCGCACTTCCGCTGGATGGAGCTGGTGGGGGAGGGGCTTCGCAACACCTCCTGGAGCGCGGGCGACAAGGTGCAGGTGTTCCTCCCTGACGTAGGGATGCGGACGTACACCCCGCTGGCCTGGGACACGGCGCGCGGGGCGACGCAGTTCCTCGTCTACCTCCACGGGAACAGCCCGGGCGCGGAGTGGGGCCGCAACGTGCGCGTGGGAGACCGCTGTCAGTTCATGGGGCCTCGCGGCTCTCTTTCGCTCGCGGTCCTTCGAGGACCGGTGGTGCTCTTCGGGGACGAGACGTCCTTCGCGGTGGCGCACGCGCTGCGGAACCTTCGCGCGGGTACCGGAGACGTCGAGCAGGTCTTCGAGGTGTCCTCACGCGAGGAGTCCGGGGCCGTGCTGCGCGAGTTCGGTCTCGCGGAGAGCGACGTGGTCGCGCGGGCGCCCGGAGACGGGCACCTGCCCGAGGTGGCGGCATTGCTCCAGGCCGCGCTGGAGCGGAAGCCGGGGGCGCACCTCGTCATGACGGGCCGCGCCCAGGCCATCCAGGTGCTTCGGGCCCGACTCAAGGCGGCCGGGGTGGCTCCGGCGCAGAAGGTGAAGGCGTACTGGTCGCTCGGGAAGGCCGGGCTCGACTGA
- a CDS encoding Kelch repeat-containing protein: MSRHLLWIGALLSLGSGCDGGGDESCQRDPTQCEADAGASPDAGTSPDAGTSADAGTLPDSGTPDAGDAQAPYFDLAPGPQVYMTRGERRTFLFVAQDPLCGELRFAWSANFGTLSDEETDSILGEVTWTAPQCVPADRTAVLTATVTNALNLTATTRVFAPGIPDCSTWASTGRLATARVGHTATLLKSGKVLVTGGFGGTDLSTAEVFDPATGAWASTGDLSRGRREHTATLLPSGKVLVVGGFNDSLGSLALVEVYDPEMGTWASTGSLATARSSHTATLLPSGQVLVTGGSGDGLVATAEVYDPETGTWASTGSLATAREGHTATSLKAGKVLVTGGRGANTEAGSTLATAEVYDPETGTWSATGSLAWARHGHTATLLGTGGVLVAGGFGGAVSWGTAEVYEPETGTWSTTGRLASPRHFHTATLLPSGKVLVTGGFNQVGQEGTFGGATAEVYDPETGMWLSTGSLATKRERHTATLLPSGQVLVAGGKDREVGGPHATGELYTR, translated from the coding sequence ATGAGCAGACACCTGTTGTGGATTGGGGCGCTGCTATCGCTTGGCTCCGGCTGTGACGGCGGCGGCGACGAGTCCTGTCAGCGAGACCCGACGCAGTGTGAGGCGGACGCGGGTGCATCTCCGGATGCGGGGACGTCTCCGGATGCGGGCACCTCCGCGGACGCGGGGACGCTCCCGGATTCGGGAACACCCGATGCGGGCGATGCGCAGGCGCCCTACTTCGACCTGGCACCCGGGCCTCAGGTCTACATGACACGGGGAGAGCGGCGGACCTTCCTGTTCGTCGCCCAGGACCCGCTGTGCGGTGAGCTCCGTTTCGCCTGGTCCGCGAACTTCGGCACGCTGAGCGACGAAGAGACAGACTCCATCCTGGGCGAGGTCACCTGGACGGCGCCTCAATGCGTCCCTGCTGACCGCACGGCCGTCCTCACGGCCACGGTGACCAACGCGTTGAACCTCACCGCCACCACCCGGGTCTTCGCGCCAGGCATTCCGGATTGCTCGACGTGGGCCTCGACCGGCCGCCTCGCCACGGCGCGTGTGGGCCACACGGCCACGTTGCTGAAGTCCGGCAAGGTGCTGGTGACGGGCGGCTTCGGGGGGACGGACCTCTCGACGGCGGAGGTCTTCGACCCGGCGACGGGCGCCTGGGCCTCCACCGGAGACCTGTCCAGGGGCCGTCGCGAGCACACGGCCACGCTGCTGCCCTCGGGCAAGGTGTTGGTGGTGGGGGGCTTCAACGACAGTCTCGGCAGCCTCGCCCTCGTCGAGGTGTACGACCCGGAGATGGGCACCTGGGCTTCCACCGGCAGCCTCGCCACGGCGCGCAGTAGCCACACGGCCACGTTGCTGCCCTCGGGCCAGGTGCTGGTGACGGGCGGCTCGGGTGACGGGCTCGTGGCCACGGCGGAGGTGTACGACCCGGAGACGGGCACCTGGGCCTCCACCGGCAGCCTCGCCACGGCCCGCGAAGGCCACACGGCCACGTCGTTGAAGGCCGGCAAGGTGCTGGTGACGGGTGGCAGGGGCGCCAACACGGAAGCCGGGAGCACCCTGGCCACCGCGGAGGTGTACGACCCGGAGACGGGCACCTGGTCCGCCACGGGCAGTCTCGCCTGGGCCCGCCACGGCCACACGGCCACGCTGCTCGGCACCGGAGGAGTGCTGGTGGCGGGCGGCTTCGGTGGCGCGGTCAGCTGGGGGACGGCCGAGGTCTACGAGCCGGAGACCGGCACCTGGTCCACCACGGGCCGCCTCGCCTCGCCTCGCCATTTCCACACGGCCACGCTGCTGCCGTCGGGCAAGGTGCTGGTGACGGGCGGCTTCAACCAGGTGGGGCAGGAAGGCACGTTCGGTGGCGCCACGGCGGAGGTGTACGACCCGGAGACGGGCATGTGGCTCTCCACAGGGAGTCTCGCCACGAAGCGCGAGCGTCACACTGCCACGTTGCTGCCTTCGGGCCAGGTGCTGGTGGCCGGCGGCAAGGACCGTGAAGTCGGAGGCCCCCACGCCACGGGTGAACTGTACACGCGTTAG
- a CDS encoding Kelch repeat-containing protein → MYRHLLWVGALLALFAGCANADGEQTGACEGDPTRCDAQAAESEDAGVPPHASAPDGGEPLPPVILRALESRALMKSGEQRTLLVVAEDPLCDVLRFSWSADVGVMSAEKTTAATSQATWTAPRCVPADVPSVVTATVTNDRGLSATTRFTPLGLPDCSTWAPTGSLVTARSGPTATLLPSGKVLVAGGVNRSSYLALVEEYDPETGTWASTGSLATARSSHTATLLRSGKVLVAGGYSHLGASGIGNLRTAEVYDPETGTWASTGSLATARARHTATLLPSGKVLVVGGYSDAHGNLGTAEVYDPETGTWAAAGSLATAREGHTATLLRSGKVLVAGGYGNANVFLGTAEVYDPETGGWTATSSLATARNNSTATLLPSGKVLVASGYGSANGNGWVGTAEVYDPETGTWAFTGSLALGRHRHSATLLASGKVLVVGGITAGTSGSPNTKANATAEVYDPETGIWVFTGSLAAARIHHTATLLPSGQVLVVGGTADTKEVELYTRQVAPQVSPVPEPSGEIIP, encoded by the coding sequence TGTTGTGGGTTGGCGCGCTGCTGGCCCTCTTCGCCGGCTGCGCCAACGCCGACGGCGAGCAGACCGGGGCCTGTGAGGGCGACCCGACGCGTTGTGACGCCCAGGCCGCGGAGTCCGAGGACGCGGGAGTGCCTCCGCACGCCAGCGCCCCGGATGGGGGCGAGCCGCTGCCGCCCGTCATCCTCCGGGCGCTCGAGTCCCGGGCACTCATGAAGAGTGGAGAACAGCGCACGCTGCTGGTCGTCGCCGAGGACCCGCTGTGTGACGTGCTCCGGTTCTCCTGGTCCGCGGACGTCGGCGTGATGAGCGCCGAGAAGACGACCGCCGCCACGAGCCAGGCCACCTGGACGGCGCCTCGATGCGTGCCGGCCGACGTTCCCAGCGTCGTCACGGCCACGGTGACCAATGACCGGGGGCTGTCAGCCACCACGCGGTTCACCCCGCTGGGGCTTCCGGATTGCTCCACGTGGGCGCCCACCGGCAGCCTCGTCACGGCCCGCAGTGGCCCCACGGCCACGCTGCTGCCGTCGGGGAAGGTGCTGGTGGCGGGGGGCGTCAACAGGTCCTCCTACCTCGCCCTCGTCGAGGAGTACGACCCGGAGACGGGCACCTGGGCTTCCACCGGCAGCCTCGCCACGGCCCGCAGTAGCCACACGGCCACGCTGCTGCGCTCGGGGAAGGTGCTCGTGGCGGGCGGCTACAGCCACCTGGGAGCGAGCGGCATCGGCAACCTGAGAACGGCGGAGGTGTACGACCCGGAGACGGGCACCTGGGCTTCCACCGGCAGCCTTGCCACGGCCCGTGCTCGCCACACGGCCACGTTGCTGCCGTCGGGGAAGGTGCTCGTGGTGGGCGGCTACAGCGATGCCCATGGGAACCTGGGGACGGCGGAGGTGTACGACCCGGAGACGGGCACCTGGGCTGCTGCCGGCAGCCTCGCCACGGCTCGCGAAGGCCACACGGCCACGCTGCTGCGCTCGGGGAAGGTGCTCGTGGCGGGCGGCTACGGCAATGCCAATGTGTTCCTGGGAACGGCGGAGGTGTACGACCCGGAGACGGGAGGCTGGACCGCCACCAGCAGCCTCGCCACGGCCCGCAACAACTCCACGGCCACGCTGCTGCCGTCGGGGAAGGTGCTCGTGGCGAGTGGCTACGGCAGTGCCAATGGCAATGGGTGGGTGGGGACGGCGGAGGTGTACGACCCGGAGACGGGCACCTGGGCCTTCACCGGCAGCCTGGCCCTGGGCCGCCACCGTCACAGTGCCACGCTGCTGGCGTCGGGCAAGGTGCTGGTGGTGGGCGGCATCACTGCCGGCACTTCAGGCAGCCCAAACACCAAGGCGAACGCCACGGCGGAGGTGTACGACCCGGAGACGGGCATCTGGGTCTTCACCGGCAGCCTCGCCGCGGCCCGTATCCACCACACGGCCACGCTGCTTCCCTCGGGCCAGGTGCTCGTCGTGGGCGGCACCGCTGACACCAAGGAAGTGGAGCTGTACACGCGCCAGGTGGCTCCCCAGGTGAGCCCCGTTCCCGAGCCCTCCGGTGAGATCATTCCATGA
- a CDS encoding Kelch repeat-containing protein has protein sequence MYRHLLWVGGLLALLSGCDSGGDESCQRDPAQCESDAGTTPDAGTTPDAGTTPDAGTTPDAGTTPDAGGPQPPVFAKGLEDLSGGMTPGGQRTFLVAAQDPQLSPLSFSWSATAGSVSVGATTSITSEATWTAPACVPFFGTRLRVTATATNALGLSASTHYTVWGFPDCSVWSPAAKPNFRHPRHAATLLPSGQVLVVGGLDDRAEVYDARAGTWSVVGSLATPRYNLTATLLPSGKVLVAGGNIFNGDTVGTSEVYDPKTREWSATGSSVEDRTEHTATLLPSGKVLVTGGYNASGHLATAEVYDPATGTWTSTGSMASARSRHTATLLVSGKVLVAGGMGEDNLLLATAELYDPETGTWTPTGGFDPPRHSHTATLLDSGKVLVLGGDTFSDATVPSSALYDPETGTWSRRSGDQSRYSHATTRLASGTLLVTGGWHSDNRISSSSLALAELYNPETGELSRTGGLSFMFENHTATLLPTGEVLAVAEQGAQLFKP, from the coding sequence ATGTACAGACACCTGTTGTGGGTTGGCGGACTGCTGGCCCTCCTTTCTGGCTGCGACAGCGGTGGCGACGAGTCCTGTCAGCGTGATCCGGCGCAATGTGAGTCGGATGCGGGCACGACTCCGGACGCGGGCACGACTCCGGATGCAGGCACGACTCCGGATGCAGGCACGACTCCGGATGCAGGCACGACTCCGGATGCGGGTGGCCCTCAGCCCCCCGTCTTCGCCAAGGGCCTGGAGGACTTGTCGGGTGGGATGACCCCGGGAGGGCAGCGGACGTTCCTGGTCGCCGCTCAGGACCCGCAGCTCAGCCCGCTGAGCTTCTCCTGGTCCGCGACCGCCGGCTCGGTGAGCGTCGGGGCAACGACCAGCATCACGAGCGAGGCCACGTGGACGGCTCCTGCCTGCGTGCCCTTCTTCGGCACCCGGCTCCGCGTCACGGCCACGGCGACCAATGCCCTGGGCCTCTCGGCCTCCACCCATTACACCGTGTGGGGCTTTCCGGATTGCTCGGTGTGGTCTCCCGCCGCCAAACCCAACTTCCGCCATCCCCGGCACGCCGCCACGCTGCTGCCCTCGGGCCAGGTGCTGGTGGTGGGCGGCCTCGACGACCGTGCGGAGGTCTACGATGCGCGGGCTGGCACCTGGTCCGTCGTCGGCAGCCTCGCCACGCCCCGCTACAACCTGACGGCCACGCTGCTGCCCTCGGGCAAGGTGCTGGTGGCGGGCGGCAACATCTTCAACGGCGACACCGTCGGGACGTCGGAGGTGTATGACCCGAAGACGCGGGAGTGGAGCGCCACCGGCAGCTCGGTCGAGGATCGTACCGAGCACACGGCCACGTTGTTGCCGTCGGGCAAGGTGCTGGTGACGGGCGGCTACAACGCCTCCGGGCACCTCGCCACGGCGGAGGTGTACGACCCGGCGACGGGCACCTGGACCTCCACCGGCAGCATGGCCTCGGCCCGGAGTCGTCATACGGCGACGCTGCTGGTGTCGGGCAAGGTGCTGGTGGCCGGCGGCATGGGGGAAGATAACCTTCTTCTCGCCACGGCGGAGCTGTACGACCCGGAGACGGGCACCTGGACCCCCACTGGCGGCTTCGACCCGCCTCGCCATTCCCACACGGCCACGCTGCTCGACTCGGGCAAGGTGCTGGTGCTGGGGGGCGACACCTTTTCCGACGCCACCGTTCCGTCGTCGGCGCTGTACGACCCGGAGACGGGCACCTGGAGCAGACGGAGCGGCGACCAGTCGCGTTACTCCCATGCGACCACGCGGCTTGCCTCAGGCACGCTGCTCGTGACGGGCGGCTGGCACAGCGATAACAGAATCAGCTCTTCGTCCCTCGCGCTCGCGGAGCTCTACAACCCGGAGACGGGCGAGCTGAGCCGCACCGGCGGCCTCTCCTTCATGTTCGAGAACCACACGGCCACGCTCCTGCCCACGGGCGAGGTGCTCGCGGTCGCCGAACAGGGGGCGCAGTTGTTCAAGCCCTGA
- a CDS encoding bifunctional acetate--CoA ligase family protein/GNAT family N-acetyltransferase, with amino-acid sequence MDSRAPGSPKTDPSHNVLHQQPTRLPLDVIFSPRSVAVVGASERPGSVGRTVLWNLISNPFGGTVYPINPQRPNVLGIKAWPSLRSLPEPVDLAVIVTPAAVVPGVIRECAELGVRGAIIISAGFKETGAEGARLEREILEVAQAARIRLIGPNCLGVMRPPSGFNATFAGAMARPGNVAFISQSGALLTAILDWSLREAVGFSAFVSVGSMLDVGWGDLIDYLAEDAMTRSILLYMESIGDARAFLSAAREVALTKPIIVIKAGRTAQAAQAAASHTGTLTGSDEVLSAAFRRTGVLRVDSIADLFYMAETLARQPRPAGRRLTILTNAGGPGVLATDALVSGGGEVAVLAEDTRKALDGFLPPQWSHGNPVDILGDADPERYAKALEVAGKDPNSDGLLVILTPQDMTEPTKTADRLKPYAKLHGKPVLASWMGGSEVAAGERVLNDAGIPTFGYPDTAARIFNYMWRYSYNLAGLYETPTLAEEHAAARDEARRQIDAVRAAGRTLLTEYESKQLLAAYGIPTVETRLATTEDAAVAEAASLGYPVVVKLHSLTVTHKTDVDGVRLNLPDADAVRAAFRGIRARLVELGQPGAFDGVTVQPMVKLDGYELIIGSGLDAQFGPVLLFGAGGVLVEVFKDRALGLPPLNTTLARRMMEQTRIHAALRGVRGRKPVDLAALERLMVRFSRLVVEQRFVKEVDINPLLASPERLLALDARVVLHPPTVTEAELPRLAIEPYPQRYVAPFRMESGEEVLLRPIRPEDEPRMEEFHRTLSEQTVFLRYAGLLQLSTRVAHERLARICFNDYARELALVAERKSGALLGVGRLTRLRGTQDAEFAILISDIAQKQGLGTELLRRLVDVGRDWGMQRIFADILAGNRAMQTISRKLGFTILPHEELAPDMVKAVKVL; translated from the coding sequence ATGGACTCGCGCGCCCCCGGCTCTCCGAAGACGGACCCGTCCCACAACGTGCTTCACCAGCAGCCCACGCGGCTGCCGCTGGACGTCATCTTCTCGCCGCGCAGCGTGGCCGTGGTGGGAGCCAGCGAGCGCCCGGGCAGCGTGGGCCGCACCGTGCTGTGGAACCTCATCAGCAACCCGTTCGGCGGCACCGTCTACCCCATCAACCCCCAGCGGCCCAACGTGCTGGGCATCAAGGCGTGGCCGTCCCTGCGCTCGCTGCCGGAGCCGGTGGACCTGGCCGTCATCGTCACGCCCGCCGCCGTGGTGCCCGGAGTCATCCGCGAGTGCGCCGAACTGGGCGTCCGGGGCGCCATCATCATCTCCGCCGGCTTCAAGGAGACGGGCGCGGAGGGGGCGCGGCTGGAGCGGGAAATCCTGGAGGTGGCGCAGGCGGCGCGGATTCGCCTCATCGGCCCCAACTGCCTGGGCGTCATGCGGCCTCCCAGTGGCTTCAATGCGACGTTCGCCGGCGCCATGGCCCGGCCGGGCAACGTGGCCTTCATCAGCCAGAGCGGTGCGCTGCTCACCGCCATCCTCGACTGGAGCCTGCGCGAGGCGGTGGGCTTCAGCGCCTTCGTCTCCGTGGGCTCCATGCTGGACGTGGGCTGGGGAGACCTCATCGACTACCTCGCCGAGGATGCGATGACGCGCTCCATCCTTCTCTACATGGAGTCCATCGGCGACGCGCGCGCCTTCCTCTCCGCCGCGCGCGAGGTGGCGCTCACCAAGCCCATCATCGTCATCAAGGCCGGGCGCACCGCGCAGGCCGCGCAGGCCGCCGCGTCCCACACCGGCACGCTGACGGGCAGTGACGAGGTGCTCAGCGCCGCCTTCCGCCGCACCGGCGTGCTGCGCGTGGACTCCATCGCGGACCTCTTCTACATGGCGGAGACACTGGCCCGGCAGCCCCGGCCCGCAGGGCGCCGGCTCACCATCCTCACCAATGCGGGAGGCCCTGGCGTGCTCGCCACCGACGCGCTGGTGTCGGGTGGGGGAGAGGTGGCGGTGCTGGCGGAGGACACGCGCAAGGCGTTGGACGGCTTCCTCCCGCCGCAGTGGAGCCACGGCAACCCGGTGGACATCCTGGGCGACGCGGACCCCGAGCGCTACGCGAAGGCGCTGGAGGTGGCGGGGAAGGACCCGAACAGCGACGGCCTGCTGGTCATCCTCACCCCGCAGGACATGACCGAGCCCACCAAGACGGCGGACCGGCTCAAGCCCTACGCGAAGCTGCACGGCAAGCCGGTGCTGGCGAGCTGGATGGGGGGCTCGGAGGTGGCCGCCGGGGAGCGCGTGCTCAACGACGCGGGCATCCCCACCTTCGGCTATCCAGACACGGCGGCGCGCATCTTCAATTACATGTGGCGCTACTCGTACAACCTGGCCGGGCTGTACGAGACGCCCACCCTGGCGGAGGAGCACGCCGCCGCTCGCGACGAGGCACGGCGGCAGATTGACGCGGTCCGCGCGGCCGGGCGAACGCTGCTGACGGAGTACGAGTCCAAGCAATTGCTGGCCGCGTATGGCATCCCCACGGTGGAGACGCGCCTGGCCACCACGGAGGACGCGGCGGTGGCGGAGGCCGCATCGCTGGGCTACCCGGTGGTGGTGAAGCTGCACTCGCTCACGGTGACGCACAAGACGGACGTGGACGGCGTGCGGCTGAACCTGCCGGACGCGGACGCGGTGCGCGCGGCGTTCCGCGGCATCCGCGCACGACTGGTGGAGTTGGGGCAGCCGGGGGCATTCGACGGCGTCACCGTTCAGCCCATGGTGAAGCTGGACGGGTACGAGCTCATCATCGGTAGCGGTCTGGACGCGCAGTTCGGGCCGGTGCTGCTGTTCGGCGCGGGTGGCGTCCTGGTGGAGGTGTTCAAGGACCGGGCGCTGGGGCTGCCGCCGCTCAACACCACGCTGGCGCGGCGGATGATGGAGCAGACGCGCATCCATGCCGCGCTGCGCGGCGTGCGCGGACGCAAGCCGGTGGACCTGGCGGCGCTGGAGCGGCTGATGGTGCGCTTCAGCCGGCTGGTGGTGGAGCAGCGCTTCGTGAAGGAAGTCGACATCAACCCGCTGCTGGCCTCGCCCGAGCGGCTGCTGGCGCTGGACGCGCGCGTGGTGCTGCACCCGCCCACGGTGACGGAGGCGGAGCTGCCGCGACTGGCGATTGAGCCGTACCCGCAGCGGTACGTGGCGCCGTTCCGGATGGAGAGTGGCGAGGAGGTGCTCCTGCGGCCCATCCGCCCGGAGGACGAGCCGCGCATGGAGGAGTTCCACCGGACGCTGTCGGAGCAGACGGTGTTCCTGCGCTACGCGGGCCTCCTGCAGCTCAGCACCCGGGTGGCGCACGAGCGGCTGGCGCGCATCTGCTTCAACGACTACGCCCGGGAGCTGGCGTTGGTGGCGGAGCGCAAGAGTGGGGCGCTGCTCGGCGTGGGGCGGCTCACCCGGCTGCGGGGGACGCAGGACGCGGAGTTCGCCATCCTCATCAGTGACATCGCCCAGAAGCAGGGTCTGGGCACGGAGCTGCTGCGGCGGCTGGTGGACGTGGGCCGCGATTGGGGGATGCAGCGCATCTTCGCGGACATCCTCGCGGGCAACCGCGCCATGCAGACCATCAGCCGGAAGTTGGGCTTCACCATCCTCCCGCACGAAGAGCTGGCGCCGGACATGGTGAAGGCGGTGAAGGTGCTGTGA
- a CDS encoding DEAD/DEAH box helicase, translated as MAPSENQAPLAALLPKPGEPPLDADEILNRFVSYVTTNGLSLYPAQEEAILELLAGKHLFLKTPTGSGKSLVATALHFKAMAEGKVSFYTCPIKALVNEKFFALCDAFGAENVGMLTGDASINRNAKILCCTAEILANLALRDAGARVDYVVMDEFHYYSDKERGVAWQLPLIALPDTTFLLMSATLGPTNVIEESLQKFTNREVATVRSDQRPVPLDFDYRESALHETLEDLIAKGKYPIYLVNFTQRAAAEQAQNLMSVDFSTKEEKEEIRQALMEAPFDTPYGKEFQRFLRHGIGMHHAGLLPKYRLLVEKLAQGGHLKVISGTDTLGVGVNIPIRTVLFTQLFKFNGEKLTTLSVRDFKQIAGRAGRKGFDTQGSVVAQAPEYVVENVKLAAKEAAGKKKTPKAKPPQKNFVQYDKSTFERLQNGMPEPLESRFAVSHGMILNLLQSDHEVEGRGGYRRLVQLIQRCHDSDYLKRRHLKSAARDFRTLVGAGIVEVERGQNGSGGRVKVAGELQHDFSLNQTLSLYLLETLELLDPTTDTYALDVVTLVESILENPDVVLYAQLHQLKGEKIQEMKAQGVEYDDRMEELEKLEWPKPNREFIYGTFNKFAQKHPWVGEANIRPKSVVRDMFERFMSFHDYVREYGLQRSEGVLLRYVNDVYKTLVQTVPERFRTEEVEDFSDHLRATLRQVDSSLLDEWERMKNPEAALTPKPVVELKPKELTEDPKAFAARVREELHRLLRALGQKRYLDALGILDNALGEWTAPKLEQAMAPYFEEHKIVVLTPQARKPANSTIKETGTRLWSAQQRIMDPDGHGDWMLDCEIDLRDRRIDDGPILILQRIGT; from the coding sequence ATGGCCCCTTCCGAGAACCAAGCGCCGCTCGCCGCCCTGCTGCCCAAGCCGGGAGAGCCTCCCCTGGACGCGGACGAGATTCTCAACCGCTTCGTCAGCTACGTCACGACGAACGGGCTGAGCCTCTATCCCGCCCAGGAGGAAGCCATCCTGGAGCTGCTCGCCGGCAAGCACCTGTTCCTCAAGACGCCCACCGGCTCCGGCAAGTCGCTGGTCGCCACCGCGCTCCACTTCAAGGCGATGGCCGAGGGCAAGGTCTCCTTCTACACCTGCCCCATCAAGGCCCTGGTGAACGAGAAGTTCTTCGCCCTGTGCGACGCCTTCGGCGCCGAGAATGTGGGCATGCTCACCGGCGACGCGAGCATCAACCGCAACGCGAAGATTCTCTGCTGCACCGCGGAGATTCTCGCCAACCTCGCCCTGCGCGATGCCGGTGCCCGCGTGGACTACGTCGTCATGGACGAGTTCCACTACTACTCCGACAAGGAGCGCGGCGTGGCGTGGCAGCTGCCCCTCATCGCGCTGCCGGACACGACGTTCCTGCTGATGTCCGCCACGCTGGGGCCCACGAACGTCATCGAGGAGAGCCTCCAGAAGTTCACCAACCGCGAGGTGGCCACCGTGCGCAGCGACCAGCGCCCGGTGCCGCTGGACTTCGACTACCGCGAGTCCGCCCTCCACGAGACCCTCGAGGACCTCATCGCGAAGGGGAAGTACCCCATCTACCTCGTCAACTTCACCCAGCGCGCCGCCGCCGAGCAGGCGCAGAACCTCATGAGCGTGGACTTCTCCACCAAGGAGGAGAAGGAGGAAATCCGCCAGGCGCTGATGGAGGCCCCCTTCGACACGCCCTACGGCAAGGAGTTCCAGCGCTTCCTCCGCCACGGCATCGGCATGCACCACGCCGGCCTGCTGCCCAAGTACCGGCTGCTGGTGGAGAAGCTGGCGCAGGGCGGCCACCTCAAGGTCATCAGCGGCACGGACACCCTGGGCGTGGGCGTCAACATCCCCATCCGCACCGTGCTCTTCACCCAGTTGTTCAAGTTCAACGGCGAGAAGCTGACCACGCTGAGCGTGCGCGACTTCAAGCAGATTGCCGGCCGCGCGGGCCGCAAGGGCTTCGACACCCAGGGCAGCGTGGTGGCCCAGGCCCCCGAGTACGTCGTCGAGAACGTCAAGCTGGCCGCGAAGGAGGCCGCGGGCAAGAAGAAGACGCCCAAGGCCAAGCCCCCGCAGAAGAACTTCGTGCAGTACGACAAGAGCACCTTCGAGCGGCTCCAGAACGGCATGCCCGAGCCGCTCGAGTCGCGCTTCGCGGTGTCGCACGGGATGATCCTCAACCTCCTGCAGAGCGACCACGAGGTGGAGGGGCGGGGCGGTTACCGGCGACTGGTGCAGCTCATCCAGCGCTGCCATGACTCGGACTACCTGAAGCGCCGGCACCTCAAGTCCGCGGCCCGGGACTTCCGCACGCTGGTGGGCGCGGGCATCGTCGAGGTGGAGCGCGGCCAGAATGGCTCCGGCGGCCGGGTGAAGGTGGCCGGAGAGCTGCAACACGACTTCAGCCTCAACCAGACGCTGTCGCTGTACCTCCTGGAGACGCTGGAGCTGCTGGACCCCACCACGGACACGTACGCGCTGGACGTGGTGACGCTGGTGGAGTCGATTCTCGAGAACCCGGACGTGGTGCTCTACGCGCAGCTCCACCAGCTCAAGGGCGAGAAGATTCAGGAGATGAAGGCGCAGGGCGTCGAGTACGACGACCGGATGGAGGAGCTGGAGAAGCTCGAGTGGCCCAAGCCCAACCGTGAGTTCATCTACGGCACCTTCAACAAGTTCGCGCAGAAGCACCCGTGGGTGGGCGAGGCGAACATCCGTCCCAAGTCCGTGGTGCGGGACATGTTCGAGCGCTTCATGTCCTTCCACGACTACGTGCGTGAGTACGGCCTCCAGCGCAGCGAGGGCGTGCTCCTGCGCTATGTGAATGACGTCTACAAGACGCTGGTGCAGACGGTGCCCGAGCGCTTCCGCACGGAGGAGGTGGAGGACTTCAGCGACCACCTGCGCGCCACGCTGCGGCAGGTGGACTCCAGCCTGCTGGACGAGTGGGAGCGGATGAAGAACCCGGAGGCCGCGCTCACCCCGAAGCCGGTGGTGGAGCTGAAGCCGAAGGAGCTCACCGAGGACCCGAAGGCCTTCGCCGCCCGCGTGCGCGAGGAGCTGCACCGGCTGCTCAGGGCGCTGGGCCAGAAGCGCTACCTGGACGCGCTGGGCATCCTGGACAACGCGCTGGGCGAGTGGACCGCTCCCAAGCTGGAGCAGGCCATGGCGCCGTACTTCGAGGAGCACAAGATAGTGGTGCTCACGCCCCAGGCCCGCAAGCCCGCCAACAGCACCATCAAGGAGACGGGGACGCGGCTGTGGAGCGCCCAGCAGCGCATCATGGACCCGGACGGGCACGGGGACTGGATGCTGGACTGCGAAATCGACCTGCGCGACAGGCGCATCGACGACGGCCCCATCCTCATCCTGCAGCGCATCGGGACGTAG